One window of the Macaca thibetana thibetana isolate TM-01 chromosome 1, ASM2454274v1, whole genome shotgun sequence genome contains the following:
- the BCAS2 gene encoding pre-mRNA-splicing factor SPF27: MAGTGLVAGEVVVDALPYFDQGYEAPGVREAAAALVEEETRRYRPTKNYLSYLTAPDYSAFETDIMRNEFERLAARQPIELLSMKRYELPAPSSGQKNDITAWQECVNNSMAQLEHQAVRIENLELMSQHGCNAWKVYNENLVHMIEHAQKELQKLRKHIQDLNWQRKNMQLTAGSKLREMESNWVSLVSKNYEIERTIVQLENEIYQIKQQHGEANKENIRQDF; this comes from the exons ATGGCGGGCACGGGTTTGGTGGCTGGAGAGGTTGTGGTGGATGCGCTGCCGTATTTTGATCAAGGTTATGAAGCCCCTGGTGTGCGGGAAGCG GCTGCAGCGCTGGTGGAGGAGGAAACTCGCAGATACCGACCTACTAAGAACTACCTGAGCTACCTAACAGCCCCGGATTATTCTGCCTTTGAA ACTGACATAATGAGAAATGAATTTGAAAGACTGGCTGCTCGACAACCAATTGAATTGCTCAGTATGAAACG ATATGAGCTTCCAGCCCCTTCCTCTGGTCAAAAAAATGACATTACTGCATGGCAAGAATGTGTAAACAATTCTATGGCCCAGTTAGAGCATCAAGCAGTTAGAATTGAGAATCTGGAACTAATGTCACAGCATGGATGTAATGCCTGGAAAGTATACAATGA aAATCTAGTTCATATGATTGAACACGCACAGAAAGAACTTCAGAAATTAAG AAAACATATTCAAGATTTAAACTGGCAGAGAAAGAACATGCAGCTCACAGCTGGATCTAAATTGAGAGAAATGGAGTCAAA TTGGGTATCCCTGGTCAGTAAGAATTATGAGATTGAACGGACTATTGTTCAGCTAGAAAATGAAATCTATCAAATTAAGCAGCAACATGGAGaggcaaacaaagaaaacatccGGCAAGACTTCTGA